One stretch of Sinomonas terrae DNA includes these proteins:
- a CDS encoding MFS transporter: MSLQEEEFAPQGTDIAVGSPRRTRVRWKLFILLLALVTINYVDRGSISVALPIIQREFRLTPELVGLLLSAFFWTYALMQVPVGWLIDRFGPRKVVTASCLGWGAATAASGMAGGFLSMFIARTGIGITEAGVMPAGGKLNAIWMHSKERGRGATILDAGAPLGAGVGGILITGLIGAFGGWRMAFVIAGIVTVALGAFIWWYVRDNPRQHRAVNDAEAEYIEASQRAEDEEARALGGTSRRGLAPYLKFRSFWAMCFGWLGFNGVFYGLLTWGPLYLAQAKGFNLNSIGWSTFVIFGSGFIGEILGGALADRLRAKGYGTNVVMRSLLGASSVIVTAGLVGVTVVGDSITAVALLSVVLFFLRWVGLFWAVPATLGGRTNAGVLGGAMNLSGNIAGFVTPIAVGFIVGATGGYTGALLFFVGSAIIMGASVLALDYSRRLPV, from the coding sequence GTGTCCCTTCAAGAAGAAGAATTCGCCCCGCAGGGCACCGACATTGCCGTCGGCTCCCCGCGGCGCACCCGCGTCCGATGGAAGCTCTTCATCCTGCTGCTCGCCCTCGTCACGATCAACTACGTCGACCGCGGCTCCATCTCCGTCGCTCTGCCCATAATCCAAAGGGAGTTCCGTCTCACGCCCGAACTCGTGGGGCTCCTCCTCTCGGCATTCTTCTGGACCTACGCACTCATGCAGGTTCCTGTCGGCTGGCTCATCGACCGTTTCGGCCCCCGAAAGGTTGTCACGGCGTCGTGCTTGGGCTGGGGTGCTGCGACCGCGGCCTCCGGAATGGCCGGCGGCTTCCTCAGCATGTTCATCGCACGGACGGGGATCGGCATCACCGAGGCTGGCGTCATGCCGGCCGGAGGAAAGCTCAACGCCATCTGGATGCATTCCAAAGAACGGGGACGCGGCGCAACTATCCTCGATGCCGGCGCTCCCCTCGGCGCTGGGGTGGGAGGCATCCTTATCACCGGACTCATCGGTGCGTTCGGGGGATGGCGGATGGCGTTCGTCATCGCTGGCATCGTGACGGTCGCCTTGGGTGCTTTCATCTGGTGGTATGTGCGGGACAATCCGCGTCAGCACCGTGCAGTCAATGACGCCGAGGCCGAGTACATCGAGGCGTCCCAGCGCGCCGAGGACGAGGAGGCTCGGGCCCTTGGCGGCACCTCGCGCCGCGGTCTCGCTCCTTACCTCAAGTTCCGCTCGTTCTGGGCCATGTGCTTCGGGTGGCTCGGCTTCAATGGCGTGTTCTACGGGCTGCTCACTTGGGGTCCGCTCTATCTCGCCCAGGCCAAGGGATTCAACCTCAACTCGATCGGCTGGTCGACCTTCGTGATCTTCGGTTCAGGCTTCATCGGCGAGATCCTCGGCGGCGCATTGGCGGACCGCCTTCGCGCAAAGGGCTACGGGACGAACGTCGTAATGCGTTCACTCCTCGGTGCCTCGAGCGTGATCGTCACAGCAGGCCTCGTCGGCGTGACCGTCGTGGGCGATTCGATCACCGCTGTTGCGCTCCTGTCAGTCGTGCTGTTCTTCCTGCGTTGGGTCGGCCTCTTCTGGGCGGTCCCCGCGACCCTGGGCGGACGGACGAACGCAGGCGTCCTCGGCGGTGCCATGAATCTCAGCGGCAACATAGCCGGTTTTGTCACACCGATCGCCGTCGGCTTCATCGTCGGCGCGACCGGCGGATACACGGGGGCACTCCTGTTCTTCGTCGGATCGGCGATCATCATGGGCGCCTCAGTCCTGGCGCTCGACTACAGCCGCAGGCTTCCCGTCTGA
- a CDS encoding GntR family transcriptional regulator: MAQPAEEPQRDRPLREVIRDTLRTRIFEGHYAPGTRLIERDLAAEFNVSRLPVREALRMLVQEGILAERASRGSVVAALSEKDVEDLFDVRHSLEVLACRLAAQRATPEDIDRLESLVGRAEDALARGSINEAHRLNSEFHDEVTRIADNGFLRTALEPLQGRMHWLFRHVTDLPELVREHRELLAAIASGDPELAAVQSTHHIDKYREQYPETI, encoded by the coding sequence ATGGCACAGCCCGCCGAAGAACCGCAGCGCGACCGACCGCTGCGCGAGGTGATCCGCGACACGCTGCGGACCCGGATCTTCGAAGGCCACTATGCCCCCGGAACCCGTCTCATCGAACGGGACCTCGCGGCGGAGTTCAACGTCTCGCGGCTTCCGGTGCGGGAGGCGCTGCGGATGCTCGTCCAGGAGGGGATCCTTGCGGAGAGGGCCTCACGCGGATCCGTCGTCGCGGCGCTGAGCGAGAAGGACGTCGAGGACCTCTTCGACGTCCGGCACTCGCTCGAGGTGCTCGCGTGCCGCCTCGCCGCCCAGCGCGCTACTCCTGAGGATATCGACAGGCTCGAATCCCTCGTGGGCCGGGCCGAGGACGCCCTCGCGAGAGGCAGCATCAACGAAGCCCACCGGCTCAACAGCGAGTTCCACGACGAGGTCACACGGATCGCCGACAACGGCTTCCTCCGCACAGCACTCGAACCATTGCAGGGCCGCATGCACTGGCTGTTCCGTCACGTCACGGACCTGCCGGAGCTCGTGCGCGAACATCGCGAGCTCCTCGCCGCCATAGCGAGCGGGGACCCCGAGCTCGCCGCTGTCCAGTCAACGCATCACATCGACAAATACCGAGAACAGTACCCGGAAACGATCTGA